The Daphnia pulex isolate KAP4 chromosome 3, ASM2113471v1 genome includes a region encoding these proteins:
- the LOC124189859 gene encoding Bloom syndrome protein homolog isoform X2, with amino-acid sequence MGDKFLLDIKLLYLTPERIVNALEDTRDNRLKSMLKSLFKRQKLARFVVDKAHCVPQWGHEFRIIASCKRDNLKFIILHKTSKKGAIADIINKLEKGFAQQSGIIYCFSRDDCELLASQLVDVGIPADFYHSKLSEVGKTQAYFKWMEGVTLVMCVTLSFGMGIDKRNVRFVIRVIPSKLEFFRRGKK; translated from the exons ATGGGcgacaaatttcttttagacATCAAACTACTGTATCTCACCCCAGAACGGATTGTTAATGCTCTTGAGGATACTCGTGATAATAGGTTAAAGTCCATGCTCAAGTCGTTGTTTAAGAGGCAGAAGCTGGCACGTTTCGTGGTTGACAAGGCTCACTGTGTTCCTCAATGGGGACATGAATTTCG GATAATTGCATCTTGTAAGCGtgacaatttgaaattcataatTCTCCACAAGACTTCAAAGAAAGGCGCTATCGCAGATATAATCAACAAGTTGGAAAAGGGCTTTGCCCAGCAAAGCGGCATAATATATTGTTTCTCCAGGGACGATTGTGAACTTCTTGCGAGCCAACTCGTCGACGTTGGCATACCGGCCGACTTTTACCATTCGAAATTATCGGAGGTCGGCAAAACCCAAGCGTACTTCAAATGGATGGAAGGTGTAACTCTG gtgATGTGTGTCACCTTATCTTTTGGCATGGGCATTGACAAAAGAA aTGTCCGTTTTGTGATTCGGGTCATTCCATCCAAActcgaattttttcgtcgcggaaaaaaatag
- the LOC124189859 gene encoding Bloom syndrome protein homolog isoform X1: MGDKFLLDIKLLYLTPERIVNALEDTRDNRLKSMLKSLFKRQKLARFVVDKAHCVPQWGHEFRIIASCKRDNLKFIILHKTSKKGAIADIINKLEKGFAQQSGIIYCFSRDDCELLASQLVDVGIPADFYHSKLSEVGKTQAYFKWMEGVTLVMCVTLSFGMGIDKRSNTDYYYIVWLISVTLLLCFFLPIDVRFVIRVIPSKLEFFRRGKK; this comes from the exons ATGGGcgacaaatttcttttagacATCAAACTACTGTATCTCACCCCAGAACGGATTGTTAATGCTCTTGAGGATACTCGTGATAATAGGTTAAAGTCCATGCTCAAGTCGTTGTTTAAGAGGCAGAAGCTGGCACGTTTCGTGGTTGACAAGGCTCACTGTGTTCCTCAATGGGGACATGAATTTCG GATAATTGCATCTTGTAAGCGtgacaatttgaaattcataatTCTCCACAAGACTTCAAAGAAAGGCGCTATCGCAGATATAATCAACAAGTTGGAAAAGGGCTTTGCCCAGCAAAGCGGCATAATATATTGTTTCTCCAGGGACGATTGTGAACTTCTTGCGAGCCAACTCGTCGACGTTGGCATACCGGCCGACTTTTACCATTCGAAATTATCGGAGGTCGGCAAAACCCAAGCGTACTTCAAATGGATGGAAGGTGTAACTCTG gtgATGTGTGTCACCTTATCTTTTGGCATGGGCATTGACAAAAGAAGTAATACGGACTATTATTACATTGTTTGGTTAATTTCagtgacgttgttgttgtgtttttttcttccaatagaTGTCCGTTTTGTGATTCGGGTCATTCCATCCAAActcgaattttttcgtcgcggaaaaaaatag